The Altererythrobacter sp. Root672 genome includes a window with the following:
- the pnp gene encoding polyribonucleotide nucleotidyltransferase gives MFDTKTVSLEWGGKTLTLETGRIARQADGAVLATYGETVVLCAVTAAKSVKEGQDFFPLTVHYQEKFSAAGRIPGGFFKRERGATEKETLTSRLIDRPIRPLFPEGFYNEINVIAQVLSYDGETEADIVAMIAASAALTISGVPFMGPIGGARVGFKDGEYQLNPSMAEVAEGRLDLVVAATQDAVMMVESEAKELTEEEMLGAVMFAHEESRKVIGAIIKLAEQAAKDPWDLEVSDNSAMKAEIKKLVGTDIAAAYKLTDKSARSNALNEARAKVKAAYAEADGQTSMTANKLTKKVEADIVRTAILKDGSRIDGRKLDQVRPIEATVGFLPRTHGSALFTRGETQAICTTTLGTKDSEQMIDGLNGLSYESFMLHYNFPPYSVGEVGRFGAPGRREVGHGKLAWRALRPMLPSKEDFPYTIRILSDITESNGSSSMATVCGGCLAMMDAGVPIARPVSGIAMGLILEGKDFAVLSDILGDEDHLGDMDFKVAGTEAGITSLQMDIKIAGITKEIMAQALEQAKAGRAHILGEMTKALGSARTELSAHAPRIETMQIDKSKIRDVIGTGGKVIREIVAETGAKVDIDDEGVIKISSSDLSQIEAARKWIAGIVEEAEVGKVYDGKVVNIVDFGAFVNFMGGKDGLVHVSEMKNERVEKPTDVVTEGQAVKVKVLEIDQRGKVRLSMRVVDQETGEELEDTRPPREPREPRGDRGDRGDRGGDRRPRRDGGGGGRGGDRDRGPRRDRDDRGPRSDRNEGGDPNHLPAFLKDD, from the coding sequence ATGTTCGACACGAAAACCGTATCGCTGGAGTGGGGCGGCAAGACCCTCACTCTGGAAACCGGCCGCATTGCCCGTCAGGCTGACGGGGCGGTCCTCGCCACTTACGGCGAAACCGTGGTGCTGTGCGCTGTCACCGCCGCGAAGTCGGTCAAGGAAGGGCAGGACTTCTTCCCGCTGACCGTCCACTACCAGGAAAAGTTCTCTGCCGCCGGCCGTATCCCGGGTGGCTTCTTCAAGCGCGAGCGTGGGGCGACCGAAAAGGAAACGCTGACCAGCCGCCTGATCGACCGTCCGATCCGCCCGCTGTTCCCCGAAGGGTTCTACAACGAGATCAACGTCATCGCCCAGGTCCTGTCGTATGACGGCGAGACCGAGGCCGACATCGTGGCGATGATCGCCGCTTCGGCCGCTCTGACGATTTCGGGCGTTCCGTTCATGGGCCCGATCGGCGGCGCACGCGTCGGCTTCAAGGACGGCGAGTATCAGCTCAACCCGTCGATGGCCGAAGTCGCCGAAGGCCGCCTCGACCTCGTTGTCGCCGCGACCCAGGACGCGGTGATGATGGTCGAATCCGAAGCCAAGGAACTGACCGAGGAAGAAATGCTCGGCGCAGTGATGTTCGCGCACGAGGAAAGCCGCAAGGTCATCGGCGCGATCATCAAGCTGGCCGAACAGGCTGCCAAGGATCCGTGGGATCTCGAGGTCAGCGACAACTCGGCAATGAAGGCCGAGATCAAGAAGCTGGTCGGTACCGATATCGCCGCCGCCTACAAGCTGACCGACAAGTCGGCCCGCTCGAACGCGCTCAACGAAGCGCGCGCCAAGGTGAAGGCTGCTTATGCCGAGGCCGACGGCCAGACGAGCATGACCGCCAACAAGCTGACCAAGAAGGTAGAGGCGGACATCGTCCGTACCGCAATCCTCAAGGACGGCTCGCGCATCGACGGCCGCAAGCTCGATCAGGTTCGCCCGATCGAAGCGACCGTCGGCTTCCTGCCGCGTACGCACGGTTCGGCGCTGTTCACCCGCGGTGAAACGCAGGCGATCTGCACCACCACGCTCGGCACCAAGGACTCCGAGCAGATGATCGACGGCCTCAACGGCCTGTCGTACGAAAGCTTCATGCTTCACTACAACTTCCCGCCCTACTCGGTCGGTGAAGTGGGCCGCTTCGGCGCTCCGGGTCGTCGTGAAGTCGGACACGGCAAGCTCGCTTGGCGCGCCCTGCGCCCGATGCTGCCGTCGAAGGAAGACTTCCCGTACACGATCCGCATTCTGTCCGACATCACCGAGTCCAACGGCTCGAGCTCGATGGCGACCGTTTGCGGTGGCTGTTTGGCGATGATGGATGCCGGCGTGCCGATCGCTCGCCCGGTTTCGGGTATCGCGATGGGCCTGATCCTCGAAGGCAAGGACTTCGCCGTCCTTAGCGACATCCTGGGCGACGAGGATCACCTCGGCGACATGGACTTCAAGGTAGCCGGCACCGAAGCGGGAATCACCAGCCTGCAGATGGACATCAAGATCGCCGGGATCACCAAGGAGATCATGGCTCAGGCGCTCGAGCAGGCGAAGGCCGGTCGTGCGCACATCCTGGGCGAGATGACCAAGGCTCTCGGTTCTGCCCGTACCGAACTGTCGGCCCACGCGCCGCGGATCGAGACGATGCAGATCGACAAGTCGAAGATCCGCGACGTCATCGGCACCGGCGGCAAGGTGATCCGCGAGATCGTGGCCGAGACCGGCGCCAAGGTCGACATCGACGACGAGGGCGTGATCAAGATCAGCTCTTCCGACCTCAGCCAGATCGAAGCGGCCCGCAAGTGGATCGCCGGGATCGTGGAAGAGGCCGAAGTCGGCAAGGTCTACGACGGCAAGGTCGTCAACATCGTCGACTTCGGTGCGTTCGTGAACTTCATGGGTGGCAAGGACGGTCTCGTCCACGTGTCCGAAATGAAGAACGAGCGGGTTGAGAAGCCGACCGATGTCGTCACCGAAGGCCAGGCCGTGAAGGTCAAGGTCCTCGAAATCGACCAGCGCGGCAAGGTCCGTCTGTCGATGCGTGTGGTCGATCAGGAAACCGGTGAAGAGCTGGAGGACACCCGTCCGCCGCGCGAACCGCGTGAACCGCGCGGCGACCGTGGTGATCGTGGCGACCGTGGTGGCGATCGCCGCCCGCGTCGTGACGGTGGCGGCGGTGGCCGGGGCGGTGATCGCGATCGCGGCCCGCGCCGTGACCGCGACGACCGTGGCCCGCGCTCCGACCGCAACGAAGGCGGCGATCCGAACCACCTTCCGGCATTCCTCAAGGACGATTGA
- the rpsO gene encoding 30S ribosomal protein S15: protein MSVTAEKKQEIITSNAQSKGDTGSPEVQVAILTERIRNLTEHFKDHHKDNHSRRGLLMMVNKRRSLLAYLKKKDVERYNGLIQKLGLRK from the coding sequence ATGTCGGTTACCGCCGAAAAGAAGCAGGAAATCATCACCAGCAACGCCCAGTCCAAGGGCGATACCGGTTCTCCCGAAGTCCAGGTCGCGATCCTCACCGAGCGCATCCGCAACCTGACCGAGCACTTCAAGGATCACCACAAGGACAACCATTCGCGCCGCGGCCTTCTGATGATGGTCAATAAGCGCCGTAGCCTGCTCGCCTATCTCAAGAAGAAAGATGTCGAGCGCTACAACGGTCTGATCCAAAAGCTGGGTCTGCGTAAGTAA
- the truB gene encoding tRNA pseudouridine(55) synthase TruB translates to MTLPQPHGWLILDKPRGLGSTQAVAAVKRVLRKAGYGKVKIGHGGTLDPLAEGVLPIALGEATKLAGRMLDASKTYAFTIRFGEETDTLDLEGEVIASSDHRPPLAAVAAVCEHFTGEIEQVPPAYSAIKVDGRRAYDLARAGEEVELKSRKVTIHELIPPDTGEELWSTFAETAARPDLLDPTAPLVLADSVTLVANVSKGTYIRSLARDIAYALGTIGHVTYLRRTKAGPFTESQAISLDILEEIGNGARLEDHLLPLEAGLDGIPALTLDPESAQAARQGRVLSGMPHPDGLVLAISGNVPVALMELSGGTAKVVRGFNLTDTAE, encoded by the coding sequence ATGACCTTACCTCAACCTCACGGCTGGCTGATCCTCGACAAGCCGCGCGGGCTGGGCTCAACCCAGGCCGTGGCGGCGGTCAAGCGCGTGTTGCGCAAGGCGGGTTACGGCAAGGTCAAGATCGGTCACGGCGGCACGCTCGATCCGCTGGCGGAAGGCGTCTTGCCGATCGCGCTGGGCGAGGCGACCAAGCTCGCCGGCCGAATGCTCGATGCCAGCAAGACATATGCCTTCACCATCCGCTTTGGCGAGGAAACCGACACGCTCGACCTCGAAGGCGAAGTGATTGCGAGCAGCGACCATCGGCCGCCCCTGGCTGCCGTGGCCGCGGTCTGCGAGCACTTCACTGGTGAGATTGAGCAAGTCCCACCGGCTTATTCCGCGATCAAGGTCGACGGTCGGCGGGCCTACGATCTTGCGCGGGCCGGCGAGGAAGTCGAGCTCAAGAGCCGCAAGGTAACGATCCACGAACTGATCCCTCCCGACACCGGCGAGGAACTGTGGTCTACCTTCGCGGAAACAGCCGCCCGCCCGGATCTTCTCGACCCCACAGCTCCGCTCGTTCTCGCCGATAGCGTCACCCTGGTGGCAAACGTCAGCAAGGGTACCTATATCCGCTCCCTGGCGCGCGACATCGCCTATGCGCTCGGCACGATCGGTCATGTGACTTACCTCCGGCGCACTAAGGCTGGGCCTTTCACCGAAAGTCAGGCGATTTCGCTGGACATTCTGGAGGAAATCGGCAACGGCGCGCGCCTTGAAGACCACCTCCTGCCGCTGGAGGCGGGGCTGGACGGTATCCCGGCCCTTACCCTCGATCCAGAGAGCGCGCAGGCGGCCCGTCAGGGCCGGGTCCTTTCTGGAATGCCCCATCCCGATGGGCTCGTCCTCGCTATATCCGGCAATGTTCCGGTGGCGCTGATGGAGCTTTCGGGCGGTACGGCGAAAGTCGTCCGGGGGTTTAACCTAACGGATACCGCGGAGTAA
- a CDS encoding DUF2239 family protein produces MSVTVFHKGELLARGTAQEVVPQMRALEPLERASDLLVFDDDTGRQIDLDLREEEPARTRGRPSLGVKAREVTLLPRHWDWLNAQRGGASAALRRLVEEASKRAKGPEQGYDAAYRFLSAIAGDLPTFEDAVRELYAGNQVGYDHFTYDWPPAIRDHGRRLAFPE; encoded by the coding sequence ATGAGCGTGACGGTTTTTCACAAAGGCGAGCTCTTGGCTCGCGGAACAGCGCAAGAGGTCGTGCCGCAAATGCGCGCGCTTGAACCGCTTGAACGGGCCTCGGACCTGCTGGTGTTCGATGACGACACCGGCCGACAGATCGACCTGGATTTGCGGGAAGAAGAACCAGCGCGCACTCGCGGGCGCCCCTCGCTTGGGGTGAAAGCCCGAGAGGTAACTTTGCTTCCCCGGCACTGGGACTGGCTCAACGCCCAGCGCGGCGGCGCCTCGGCGGCGCTTCGGCGCCTGGTGGAGGAGGCCAGCAAGCGCGCGAAGGGGCCTGAGCAAGGTTATGACGCGGCCTACCGCTTCCTTAGCGCGATAGCCGGCGATCTACCCACGTTCGAGGATGCCGTGCGCGAGCTCTATGCCGGGAACCAGGTCGGCTACGATCACTTCACCTACGATTGGCCACCCGCAATCCGCGATCATGGCCGGAGGCTAGCGTTTCCCGAATGA
- a CDS encoding site-2 protease family protein — MNETLLQALALIPALVIAIVFHEVAHGWVALALGDPTAKERKRLTLNPIPHVDPFGTLILPGLLTLSGLPAFGWAKPVPVNKWRLKNPRYGMMAVAAAGPASNLILAAIGALLLGLLARGLTVEPEGLLRYGLLTLSYFIGINIFLALFNLLPIPPFDGSHIVEGLLPEKAAVVYDKLRPFGFMLLFLVLLVIPYFFPGLGIVERVVVPPFEWAQRQFLTLAYWVAGG, encoded by the coding sequence ATGAACGAAACTCTCCTACAAGCCCTCGCGCTGATCCCGGCGCTGGTCATTGCCATAGTATTCCACGAAGTCGCACACGGGTGGGTAGCGCTTGCGCTAGGCGATCCCACGGCCAAGGAGCGCAAGCGGCTTACGCTCAATCCGATCCCCCACGTCGATCCATTCGGGACCCTGATACTGCCCGGGCTGCTCACTTTGAGCGGCTTGCCGGCCTTTGGCTGGGCCAAGCCCGTGCCGGTGAACAAGTGGCGTCTGAAGAACCCGCGATACGGGATGATGGCCGTGGCGGCGGCCGGTCCGGCGAGCAACTTGATCCTCGCTGCCATAGGGGCTCTCCTGCTGGGCTTGCTGGCCCGCGGCTTGACCGTGGAACCGGAGGGGCTGCTCCGTTACGGCCTTCTCACGCTGTCCTACTTCATCGGGATCAATATCTTCCTGGCGCTTTTCAACCTCCTGCCGATACCGCCGTTCGACGGGTCGCACATCGTCGAGGGGCTGCTGCCCGAAAAGGCGGCGGTCGTTTACGACAAGCTACGGCCCTTCGGGTTCATGCTGCTGTTCCTGGTCCTGCTGGTCATTCCCTACTTCTTCCCTGGCCTCGGGATCGTTGAGAGGGTTGTCGTTCCCCCGTTCGAATGGGCGCAGCGGCAGTTCCTCACGTTGGCTTACTGGGTCGCGGGCGGATAA
- the rbfA gene encoding 30S ribosome-binding factor RbfA codes for MPRPTQGNEDRSVRLLKVGERVRHLLSELLSRQQVHDDTLTARTLSVTEVRMSPDLRIAKVYVKPLLGGEEEEVLAALRRNTAYLQREVAQRLGLKFAPKLRFLADESFDEADRIERLLNDPKVARDLGEE; via the coding sequence ATGCCCCGCCCAACCCAAGGCAATGAAGACCGCTCGGTACGCCTGCTCAAAGTGGGCGAGCGCGTGCGCCACCTGCTTTCCGAGCTACTCTCCCGCCAGCAGGTCCACGACGATACGCTGACTGCGCGCACGCTGTCAGTCACCGAAGTGCGCATGTCGCCGGACCTGCGGATCGCCAAAGTCTACGTGAAGCCGCTGCTGGGCGGCGAGGAGGAAGAAGTGCTCGCGGCGCTGCGCCGGAACACCGCCTACCTCCAGCGCGAAGTGGCTCAGCGGCTAGGCCTCAAGTTTGCCCCGAAGCTGCGCTTCCTCGCTGACGAGAGCTTCGACGAGGCAGACCGGATCGAGCGGCTGCTGAATGATCCGAAGGTCGCGCGCGATCTTGGGGAGGAATAG
- a CDS encoding DUF1697 domain-containing protein, translated as MARYVALLGSINVGGNRLLMADLREALEREDFEDVETVVASGNVLFSHDERPSTGLAEKIAYIIRDRFDIDTFAAVRSKDELQAAISDNPFTEDGEPNFVHTIFLAEPLDREAFEAFANGYDGPERLAAGTMEFYVDFREGVGPSKLDPAMKKAKVIKSRATARNVRSLQRMLDKMDS; from the coding sequence ATGGCGCGCTACGTGGCCTTGCTCGGTTCCATCAACGTCGGCGGCAATCGGCTGCTGATGGCTGACTTGCGCGAGGCGCTTGAGCGCGAGGACTTCGAGGACGTCGAGACTGTCGTCGCCAGCGGTAACGTGTTGTTCTCGCATGACGAACGACCGTCCACGGGACTGGCGGAAAAGATCGCCTACATCATCCGCGATCGCTTCGATATCGACACCTTCGCCGCCGTCCGGAGCAAGGACGAACTGCAGGCGGCCATCAGCGACAATCCCTTTACCGAGGATGGCGAGCCGAACTTCGTCCACACGATCTTCCTGGCCGAACCGCTCGACCGGGAAGCGTTCGAAGCTTTCGCTAATGGCTATGACGGTCCGGAACGCCTGGCCGCAGGCACTATGGAGTTTTACGTCGACTTCCGCGAAGGGGTGGGGCCGTCCAAGCTCGACCCAGCGATGAAGAAGGCCAAGGTAATCAAATCGCGTGCAACCGCCCGCAATGTGCGCTCGTTGCAACGCATGCTCGACAAGATGGATAGCTGA
- a CDS encoding glutamine amidotransferase, with protein MKTVLAVRHLGFEHLGVWDAALADFGFEVLYCDPTVDDLDSIDAVEPDLLVILGAPIGAYDDELYPFLTSEVRLIERRLAVARPLLGICLGAQLIARALGAKVAPMADKEIGFSPLELTEVGLASPLGHIEDWPVLHWHGDQFDLPEGSTLLASTEQCPNQAFAIGPNVLGLQCHLEADAREIESWLVGHCAELIASGRDPRAIRADAARFGPQLETRATRVLRSWIAGWE; from the coding sequence ATGAAGACTGTCCTCGCCGTTCGTCATCTAGGATTTGAACACCTCGGCGTGTGGGACGCGGCGCTTGCGGACTTCGGTTTCGAGGTCCTCTACTGCGACCCCACCGTCGATGATCTGGACTCGATCGATGCGGTCGAACCGGACTTGCTCGTCATCCTCGGCGCTCCGATCGGAGCCTATGATGACGAGCTTTATCCTTTCCTGACCTCAGAGGTGCGGCTGATCGAACGGCGGTTGGCCGTCGCTCGGCCGTTGCTCGGCATTTGCCTGGGCGCGCAGCTTATCGCTCGCGCTCTTGGCGCAAAGGTCGCACCGATGGCGGACAAGGAGATCGGTTTCTCGCCGCTGGAGCTTACCGAGGTGGGCCTGGCATCGCCCCTGGGTCACATCGAAGACTGGCCGGTACTGCACTGGCATGGCGACCAGTTCGATCTCCCTGAAGGCTCCACCCTGCTGGCATCGACCGAACAATGCCCGAACCAGGCCTTTGCCATCGGGCCCAACGTCCTCGGCCTGCAATGCCACCTCGAGGCCGATGCCCGTGAGATTGAAAGCTGGCTGGTCGGCCATTGCGCCGAACTCATCGCCAGCGGCCGCGACCCGCGCGCGATCCGTGCCGATGCCGCTCGTTTCGGCCCACAGCTGGAGACCCGAGCCACGCGCGTCTTGCGCTCGTGGATCGCGGGGTGGGAGTAG